The following proteins come from a genomic window of Nautilia profundicola AmH:
- a CDS encoding dihydroorotase, translating into MTIEVPKSIDINVPNSESVQRISKSSKNGGVQSAVMMPTIKPIFDKLHLAYNLKRANESKFKLLVAIEGIHEGKLTDISILKDKGASAIYINSDEDMNLLKRVFEYAEFLNIPIFVNCNNKSLSSGIMHDSEIAYSLGVSGIPTYAESAEVAKIYELSKHFNAKVVFQSITTKDSIQILKNKPKNIFIDVCIDNLYFCDENLQDFNSLYKTFPPLRSKEDKEALLEACASETVDFISSNHIATTHKDVPLEEAEFGISKLDIFTQLAYSLPLSQKTVTKLISQNPAKLFNIKIKETLILKKGDYDVDISKFESKGKNCPYKKLSFQIV; encoded by the coding sequence ATGACTATAGAAGTGCCAAAAAGTATTGATATTAACGTACCAAACTCTGAAAGTGTTCAAAGAATTTCAAAATCTTCTAAAAACGGAGGTGTACAAAGCGCTGTAATGATGCCGACTATAAAACCGATTTTTGATAAGCTGCATTTGGCATATAATTTAAAAAGAGCTAACGAATCTAAATTTAAACTTTTAGTCGCAATTGAAGGAATACATGAAGGTAAATTAACAGACATTTCAATTCTTAAAGATAAAGGTGCAAGTGCAATATATATTAATTCAGATGAAGATATGAATTTATTAAAAAGGGTTTTTGAATACGCGGAATTTTTAAATATCCCTATTTTTGTAAACTGCAACAACAAATCATTAAGCAGCGGTATAATGCATGATAGTGAAATTGCATATTCACTTGGTGTTAGCGGTATACCCACTTATGCAGAAAGTGCTGAAGTGGCTAAAATATATGAGTTATCGAAACATTTTAATGCAAAGGTAGTATTTCAGTCAATAACAACAAAAGACTCCATACAAATATTAAAAAACAAACCGAAAAATATATTTATCGACGTTTGTATAGACAATTTATACTTCTGTGATGAAAACCTTCAAGACTTTAATTCTTTATACAAGACTTTCCCTCCGTTGAGATCAAAAGAAGACAAAGAGGCATTATTGGAGGCTTGTGCTTCCGAAACTGTTGATTTCATTTCATCAAATCATATAGCTACTACCCATAAAGACGTACCTCTCGAAGAAGCTGAATTCGGTATCAGTAAACTTGATATATTTACACAGCTTGCTTACTCTCTTCCGCTTTCACAAAAAACCGTAACGAAACTAATTTCCCAAAACCCTGCTAAACTTTTTAATATCAAAATAAAAGAGACCTTAATACTGAAAAAAGGTGACTATGATGTAGATATAAGCAAATTCGAAAGTAAAGGTAAAAACTGTCCGTATAAAAAACTTTCATTTCAGATAGTTTAG
- a CDS encoding DUF2628 domain-containing protein, producing MKERYLKLLKEIYPNLSERDEKIFEEIMNDEGLGKCKPKFNLWGFLFGWFYLLYRHAYVEAVAVLIVSLMVGYFYLPGMVVVNSLIGGFCYYFLYLNKFSMDVDRCGGISYPDMECLRKKAKTSKWAVIIAIIMILVLIWPVVYAIITGHQLRTPDNPY from the coding sequence ATGAAAGAAAGATATTTGAAATTATTAAAAGAAATTTATCCCAATTTAAGCGAAAGAGATGAAAAAATTTTTGAAGAGATTATGAATGATGAGGGTCTTGGGAAATGTAAGCCTAAATTTAATCTTTGGGGATTTTTATTCGGGTGGTTTTATCTTTTATATAGACATGCTTATGTTGAAGCGGTTGCAGTTTTAATAGTGTCGTTAATGGTAGGGTATTTTTATCTGCCCGGAATGGTGGTTGTTAATTCTTTAATAGGAGGATTTTGTTATTACTTTTTATATTTGAACAAGTTCTCAATGGATGTAGATAGATGCGGTGGAATCAGTTATCCAGATATGGAATGTTTAAGAAAAAAAGCAAAAACAAGTAAATGGGCAGTGATTATTGCGATAATAATGATTTTAGTATTGATCTGGCCTGTTGTATATGCAATAATTACCGGTCATCAGTTAAGAACTCCGGATAACCCGTATTAA
- the purD gene encoding phosphoribosylamine--glycine ligase: MKKVLIVGSGGREYSIGYFMKDEAEIFYAPGNGATDEFATNINIKDFEELAEFAKKNNIDLTIIGPEDPLVNGIVDVFKKHGLTIFGPSAAAARLEGSKVYMKNFLKKYNIPTAKYIETSNKEAAYEFIDKCNKLPIVVKADGLCAGKGVIIAESKDEAKKTVEEMLSGKAFGDAGKKVIVEEFLDGYELSMFAICDGKDFVLLPAAQDHKRLLDGDKGPNTGGMGAYAPTPLVDDVLYEKVKERVIKPTLKGMQEEGAPFEGVLFIGLMIVDNEPYVLEYNVRFGDPECEELMALIDSSVYDMFYNGATKQLDKIDVKIKDMVAVGVVCASKNYPYSSSEPAEITVDDLSDCNGYISYAGVKKIDGKLMATGGRVLVCVGFGKDVKSARDVAYKIVDKVHFEGKQFRKDIAYQAIK; this comes from the coding sequence ATGAAAAAAGTTTTAATTGTAGGAAGCGGAGGTAGAGAATACAGTATCGGATATTTTATGAAAGACGAGGCTGAAATTTTTTACGCGCCTGGAAACGGGGCGACTGACGAGTTTGCAACAAATATAAATATAAAAGATTTTGAAGAATTAGCTGAGTTTGCTAAAAAAAACAATATAGATTTAACAATAATTGGTCCAGAAGATCCACTGGTTAACGGAATTGTTGATGTGTTTAAAAAACACGGGCTTACTATTTTTGGTCCGAGTGCAGCAGCTGCAAGACTTGAAGGCAGTAAAGTCTATATGAAAAATTTTCTTAAAAAATACAATATTCCTACTGCAAAATATATTGAAACTTCCAATAAAGAAGCAGCTTATGAATTTATTGATAAATGTAACAAACTTCCTATTGTTGTAAAAGCTGACGGACTTTGTGCGGGTAAGGGCGTAATTATTGCGGAGAGTAAAGACGAAGCTAAAAAAACTGTTGAAGAGATGTTAAGCGGTAAAGCTTTCGGTGATGCGGGTAAAAAAGTGATCGTTGAAGAATTTTTGGACGGATACGAGTTAAGTATGTTTGCAATTTGTGACGGAAAAGATTTTGTGCTTTTACCTGCCGCACAGGATCACAAAAGACTTCTTGACGGAGACAAGGGACCTAATACAGGAGGTATGGGTGCATATGCTCCTACTCCTCTTGTTGATGATGTACTTTATGAAAAAGTTAAAGAAAGGGTAATAAAGCCTACACTTAAAGGTATGCAAGAAGAGGGCGCTCCGTTTGAAGGAGTATTGTTTATAGGTCTTATGATTGTAGATAACGAGCCTTATGTTCTTGAATATAACGTTAGATTTGGAGACCCTGAGTGTGAAGAGCTTATGGCATTAATTGACAGCAGTGTATATGATATGTTTTATAACGGTGCTACAAAACAACTTGACAAAATCGATGTAAAAATTAAAGACATGGTTGCAGTTGGGGTTGTTTGCGCTTCTAAAAACTATCCATATTCAAGCAGTGAACCAGCGGAAATTACGGTGGATGATTTGAGCGATTGCAACGGGTATATTTCTTATGCAGGAGTTAAAAAAATTGACGGCAAACTTATGGCTACAGGTGGTAGGGTTCTTGTATGTGTTGGATTTGGTAAAGACGTAAAAAGTGCAAGGGACGTAGCGTATAAAATTGTAGATAAAGTACATTTTGAGGGTAAACAGTTTAGAAAAGATATAGCGTATCAAGCTATTAAATAA
- a CDS encoding J domain-containing protein, whose product MLGIAPLSSFEDINKKYKKLVKQTHPDLNDNNDKITEINRAYEILREYIRNYKFTFSEDEILKQYPSEFLKKFKV is encoded by the coding sequence GTGTTAGGCATAGCCCCTCTTAGCAGTTTTGAAGACATTAATAAAAAATACAAAAAACTTGTAAAACAGACACATCCGGACTTAAATGATAATAATGATAAAATTACAGAAATAAACAGGGCGTATGAAATTTTAAGGGAATATATAAGAAATTACAAATTTACTTTTAGTGAAGATGAGATTTTAAAACAGTATCCGAGTGAATTTTTAAAAAAATTTAAGGTTTGA
- the amrB gene encoding AmmeMemoRadiSam system protein B — translation MRKAVVKEWYGGSCEAVEKYIAHFNHIIDENVDKNKADEIFTLQPKALIVPHAGWMYSGFTANFAYRIAQNTTPKAIAVIGPSHKFAFEGISTTLENEYETPCGNLPIDTATAYELINNFDVQNLEYVHVEHSTEVQMPFIKHYFNNIPVIELIYSNYSPKKLKEIINYLIQKDILVVISSDLSHYYDIKTANALDYNCLEAVNNQDVLQLEKCEACGKIGIEALILSSVELNLTPLIVDYRTSADVSGDESQVVGYMSAVFI, via the coding sequence ATGAGAAAAGCAGTAGTAAAAGAATGGTATGGTGGAAGCTGTGAGGCAGTAGAAAAATATATTGCGCATTTTAATCATATAATCGATGAAAATGTTGATAAAAATAAAGCGGATGAAATTTTTACATTACAACCCAAAGCTTTGATCGTTCCTCACGCTGGATGGATGTACAGCGGATTTACTGCCAATTTTGCTTATAGAATTGCACAAAATACGACACCAAAAGCAATAGCGGTTATAGGCCCGTCACATAAATTTGCCTTTGAGGGTATAAGTACTACTTTGGAAAACGAATATGAAACACCGTGCGGTAATTTACCGATTGATACAGCTACCGCATACGAACTAATCAATAATTTTGATGTTCAAAATCTTGAATATGTACATGTAGAACATTCAACGGAAGTTCAAATGCCTTTTATTAAACACTATTTTAATAACATCCCTGTTATTGAACTTATTTATTCTAATTACTCCCCTAAAAAATTAAAAGAAATAATCAATTATTTAATACAAAAAGACATATTAGTCGTTATAAGTAGTGATTTAAGTCATTATTATGATATTAAAACCGCAAACGCTCTTGATTATAATTGTCTTGAAGCAGTAAACAATCAGGATGTTTTACAATTGGAAAAATGCGAAGCCTGCGGGAAAATAGGAATAGAAGCATTGATTCTTTCAAGTGTTGAATTGAATTTAACTCCTTTAATAGTTGATTATAGAACAAGTGCTGATGTAAGCGGTGATGAATCTCAAGTTGTTGGATATATGAGTGCGGTTTTTATTTAG
- the amrS gene encoding AmmeMemoRadiSam system radical SAM enzyme, protein MKYYETLADNKIKCLLCRHHCVLKEGQVGICGINMNQNGELKNLVYGHPSSINVDPVEKKPLFHFLPNTPILSFGTVGCNFKCPFCQNWQIAHTNKVNESIYVSPEEMVKLAIEYNCNSIAYTYNEPSVFYPYARDVGVLAKEKGLKNVFVTNGFESVYEIEDMKSWVDACNVDLKSFKPEYYKKVLKGNLEDVLDTIKRLNDAGIWQEITTLIVPGDNDSDEELTKIAEFIASVDKDIPWHISRFHPDYKVTDKEPTPMKTMIKAYEIGKKAGLNYVYLGNVALPVVTYCPKCNEELIVRSIYKVEKNILQIDDNGLAHCPNCGEIIKGIWK, encoded by the coding sequence ATGAAATATTATGAAACATTAGCCGATAATAAAATCAAATGTCTTTTATGTAGGCATCATTGTGTATTAAAAGAAGGACAAGTCGGTATTTGCGGTATAAACATGAATCAAAACGGTGAGCTTAAAAATCTTGTTTACGGCCATCCGTCAAGTATAAACGTTGATCCTGTTGAGAAAAAACCTTTATTTCATTTTTTACCAAACACACCAATATTATCGTTCGGAACAGTAGGATGTAATTTTAAATGTCCGTTTTGCCAAAACTGGCAAATAGCACACACCAATAAAGTAAATGAGTCTATTTATGTATCACCTGAAGAAATGGTAAAACTTGCTATCGAATATAATTGTAATTCGATTGCTTATACATACAACGAACCGAGTGTTTTTTACCCTTATGCCAGAGATGTAGGTGTTTTGGCAAAAGAAAAAGGGTTAAAAAACGTCTTTGTCACAAACGGTTTTGAAAGTGTTTATGAAATAGAAGATATGAAAAGTTGGGTTGACGCATGTAATGTCGATTTGAAAAGTTTTAAGCCTGAATATTACAAAAAAGTTTTAAAAGGGAATCTTGAAGACGTACTTGACACTATTAAAAGATTAAACGATGCTGGAATATGGCAAGAAATCACAACACTAATAGTTCCGGGAGATAATGATTCAGATGAAGAACTTACAAAAATTGCTGAATTTATTGCAAGTGTTGATAAAGATATTCCATGGCATATTAGCAGATTTCATCCCGATTACAAGGTAACCGATAAAGAACCGACTCCTATGAAAACGATGATTAAGGCATATGAAATAGGTAAAAAAGCCGGGCTTAATTACGTATATTTGGGAAATGTCGCATTACCTGTAGTGACATATTGCCCAAAATGTAATGAAGAGCTTATTGTAAGAAGTATTTATAAAGTTGAAAAAAACATTTTACAAATAGATGACAACGGCTTGGCACACTGCCCTAACTGCGGTGAAATTATTAAAGGTATATGGAAATAA
- a CDS encoding RDD family protein, giving the protein MEEIINKLNREGFKTASIAKRAISMTIDDILISLVVVLAFSSQFANAKTYEDVLILTNELFGYIFVAYTLYHWIFIAVYGKTIGKMVTKTRVIDIQTFDNPTWGRALIRSVMRNFDEMFFYLGMAYAIVDPLNRTIHDIVGKTVVVED; this is encoded by the coding sequence ATGGAAGAAATCATAAATAAATTAAATCGAGAAGGTTTCAAAACCGCTTCAATTGCAAAAAGGGCAATATCAATGACAATCGACGATATATTGATATCTTTAGTTGTCGTTCTTGCTTTTTCTTCTCAATTTGCAAACGCTAAAACATATGAAGATGTTTTGATATTAACCAATGAATTATTCGGATATATTTTCGTGGCTTACACACTTTATCATTGGATTTTTATAGCTGTTTACGGAAAAACAATCGGAAAAATGGTTACTAAAACAAGAGTTATTGATATTCAGACATTTGATAATCCTACATGGGGTAGAGCGTTAATTAGAAGTGTTATGAGAAATTTCGATGAAATGTTTTTTTATTTAGGCATGGCTTATGCGATAGTTGATCCTTTAAACAGAACCATTCATGATATAGTAGGAAAAACAGTTGTTGTTGAGGATTAG
- a CDS encoding LPS-assembly protein LptD, with product MRISLVIVFFASFLFAEVKIFATKAVDSNGTITLQNPIIIYNNSIIQAKHGLITKKRKIILNDKVFVTYQNKSVISANSLIAYSSRNIEMNDIFFYDKTMEGWILAKSSLSKNKNIYFKKLYFSTCCIKDPDWFMKARSATYNREKKSLKLYNLTLVINKIPVFYLPYFYVNFDKTRRSGLLRPYVGFSQTEGLLYSQPIYFVTSINTDLEITPTFRSMRGKGVYTTFRFVDSPTSKGMIKAGYFKDDKDYYIRYNLAHQKHYGYNIKYERNGLFTAHDALYMNLKYANDVDYFYLDAYNYRFNDAYLSDKLITSELNYINVTDFSLYGSYFKYFIDTTKLSNDTTWQILPQLNYHHFLSKKYGLMNLLDINIYNYYRKVGSNFVLADLLLPVSVNFSLFNDYLKFKITELLSSGYGFYYQTASKKSKYTNLSTQIKLYTSLTKAGSFIHIISPSLILNLKNYSNSSIYTDLMNVPEIQNYLTFNLFQIFEKDSFKLTHTLNDTYYLTLKKYSDLENIFNININNITIEENNRYSIEKKQISYNNIKISYNNELFYSFISHVYQKNISEAVTVGITYNINTYKKVYTEYSYDLNNRYRKYWLLGMKLNKKCWRYDLSFKQSRIPILEEDGISYRKDNIVTINVELKPIGGLNQTFVFKGNK from the coding sequence TTGAGGATTAGTTTAGTAATTGTATTTTTTGCTTCTTTTTTATTTGCGGAAGTAAAAATATTTGCCACAAAAGCAGTTGATTCAAACGGAACTATCACTCTTCAGAATCCTATCATTATTTACAATAACTCTATAATTCAGGCTAAGCACGGGTTAATAACAAAAAAAAGAAAGATAATATTAAATGATAAAGTGTTTGTGACATATCAGAATAAATCTGTCATATCCGCAAACAGTTTAATTGCTTACAGCTCAAGAAATATAGAAATGAATGATATATTCTTTTACGATAAAACTATGGAAGGATGGATATTAGCAAAGAGTTCTTTAAGTAAAAATAAAAATATTTATTTTAAAAAACTTTATTTTTCAACTTGTTGTATTAAAGACCCTGATTGGTTCATGAAGGCAAGAAGCGCCACTTACAACAGGGAAAAAAAATCACTGAAACTATATAATCTAACCTTGGTTATTAATAAAATACCTGTATTTTATTTGCCTTATTTTTATGTCAACTTTGATAAAACAAGAAGAAGCGGTCTTCTTAGACCGTATGTAGGATTTTCTCAGACTGAAGGGCTTCTTTATTCTCAACCGATATACTTCGTTACTTCAATAAATACTGATTTGGAAATTACGCCAACTTTCCGTTCAATGAGAGGTAAAGGAGTTTATACGACTTTTAGATTTGTTGATTCTCCAACTTCTAAGGGAATGATAAAAGCGGGATATTTCAAAGATGACAAAGATTATTATATTAGATATAACCTCGCACACCAAAAACATTATGGGTATAATATAAAATATGAGAGAAACGGTTTGTTTACAGCACATGATGCGTTATATATGAATTTAAAATATGCCAATGACGTTGATTATTTTTATTTAGACGCATATAACTATCGATTTAATGATGCTTATCTTTCGGATAAATTAATAACTTCAGAATTAAATTACATAAACGTTACCGATTTTTCATTGTACGGGTCATATTTTAAATATTTTATAGACACCACAAAACTTAGTAACGATACTACTTGGCAGATACTTCCACAGCTTAATTATCATCATTTTTTATCTAAAAAATACGGTTTAATGAACTTACTGGATATAAATATTTATAATTATTACAGAAAAGTCGGTTCAAATTTTGTTCTTGCGGATTTGTTACTGCCTGTTTCTGTGAATTTTTCTTTGTTTAATGATTATTTAAAATTCAAAATTACAGAACTTTTAAGCTCAGGTTACGGTTTTTATTATCAAACTGCTTCTAAAAAATCAAAATACACGAATCTTTCTACTCAGATAAAATTGTATACATCCTTAACGAAAGCGGGTTCTTTTATACATATCATTTCACCGTCTTTAATTTTAAATCTTAAAAACTATTCTAATTCGTCAATTTATACAGATTTAATGAATGTTCCAGAAATACAAAACTATCTAACTTTTAATTTGTTTCAAATATTTGAAAAAGATTCTTTTAAATTGACACACACGTTAAATGACACTTATTATCTTACTTTAAAAAAATATTCTGATTTAGAAAACATCTTTAATATTAATATTAATAATATTACAATTGAAGAAAACAACAGATATTCAATTGAAAAAAAACAGATTTCTTATAACAATATTAAAATTAGTTATAATAATGAACTGTTTTACAGTTTTATATCCCATGTTTATCAGAAAAACATATCTGAAGCTGTAACCGTCGGTATTACTTATAATATAAATACATATAAAAAAGTATATACCGAATATAGTTATGATTTAAATAACAGATACAGAAAGTACTGGCTGTTGGGAATGAAATTAAACAAAAAATGTTGGAGGTATGATTTAAGTTTTAAACAGTCTCGTATACCTATACTTGAAGAAGACGGGATTTCATATAGAAAGGACAACATAGTAACAATAAACGTCGAACTCAAACCTATCGGGGGATTAAATCAAACTTTTGTATTTAAAGGAAACAAATGA
- a CDS encoding MlaD family protein: MRNEVKVGVFIFLGLLSLIFLTLQVNSLQDFNKKGYTIYALIGDASGLAKKAKVKMRGVEIGSVEDLELENSHVKLKLLIKKGVKIPKNSVVTLAQDNFLGGKYVKIIPSQSYVFYKAGDVITRYVNTTSMDDVMANINTAVDDIKVLIKKLNRTLDEKTIANIKETIANIKDSSITLKSVLKTADNKLPVLLDNANDLVLEYKKAGVTLNNRLPSILDKTDSLLTKFNKTGDTINAKLDKLMDEYIKLGENANNILNDNKQGIKEAVASAKDFFVSGGESFKKIDNYLSSLSKSQILVDIQSNFMARDDYFKTSAYIAYLPVPTKYYILGVTSAKDFSDLSKINLDHQEDKVYISAEYGKRFDDLLLRGGIIENTGGIGFDYFLNHDKVKLSGEVYDFNAVNDVRGDKPHLTFKGTYLYLKHIQFMGGVDNILNTDARTFFLGIGVKFKDNDLKTILGGGATSFLK, encoded by the coding sequence ATGAGAAATGAAGTAAAAGTGGGGGTATTTATATTTTTGGGTTTGTTATCTTTGATATTTTTAACTCTTCAAGTTAATAGTTTGCAAGATTTTAATAAAAAAGGCTATACGATATACGCTCTTATAGGTGATGCGAGCGGTCTTGCTAAAAAAGCAAAAGTGAAAATGAGAGGGGTGGAAATAGGAAGTGTCGAAGATTTAGAACTTGAAAATTCACATGTAAAACTTAAACTGTTAATAAAAAAAGGCGTAAAAATCCCTAAAAACTCTGTAGTGACACTTGCACAGGATAATTTTTTAGGCGGGAAATATGTAAAAATCATACCATCACAAAGTTATGTGTTTTATAAAGCGGGTGATGTGATTACCAGATATGTCAATACGACATCGATGGATGATGTTATGGCAAATATAAACACAGCCGTTGATGATATAAAAGTTTTAATAAAAAAATTAAATAGAACTTTGGATGAAAAAACGATTGCAAATATTAAAGAAACGATTGCAAATATAAAAGATTCTTCGATTACCCTAAAATCAGTATTAAAAACTGCCGACAACAAACTTCCGGTGTTGTTGGACAATGCTAATGATTTGGTTTTAGAGTATAAAAAAGCCGGGGTGACTTTAAATAACAGGCTTCCGAGTATTTTAGATAAAACCGATTCGTTATTGACAAAATTTAATAAAACCGGCGATACGATTAACGCCAAATTAGATAAATTAATGGATGAATATATTAAATTAGGCGAAAATGCAAATAATATTTTAAATGACAATAAACAAGGTATTAAGGAAGCTGTTGCGAGCGCTAAAGATTTCTTTGTAAGCGGTGGTGAGAGTTTTAAAAAAATTGATAATTATTTAAGTTCGCTTAGTAAGAGTCAAATTTTGGTTGACATACAAAGTAACTTTATGGCAAGGGACGATTACTTTAAAACATCGGCATATATTGCATATCTTCCGGTTCCGACGAAATATTATATATTAGGAGTAACAAGTGCTAAAGATTTTTCCGATTTGTCAAAAATAAATTTAGATCATCAGGAAGATAAAGTATATATTAGTGCTGAATATGGGAAAAGATTCGATGATTTACTTTTAAGAGGCGGTATTATCGAGAATACCGGCGGTATAGGGTTTGATTATTTTTTAAATCACGACAAAGTTAAATTGAGCGGTGAAGTATATGATTTTAACGCCGTTAATGATGTGAGGGGCGATAAACCGCATTTAACTTTTAAAGGAACATATCTTTACCTTAAACACATTCAATTTATGGGAGGTGTGGATAATATCCTAAATACCGATGCAAGAACGTTTTTCTTAGGGATCGGTGTTAAATTCAAAGATAACGATCTAAAAACCATACTCGGCGGAGGTGCTACATCATTTCTAAAATAG
- a CDS encoding phosphoribosyltransferase family protein, translated as MKKFKNRQEALEKLLSILDIRAIDDMLIISISENGNFYAREIAMRGGLLEGDFLFIEEIKSPENKETSLAAISETKDYILIEEFINAFEITDDYIFSEAERVYEEKILQNIYKFRGGESIISLRNRNVLLVDEGANTGLTLLCAIKSCISKKAASINVAVPVVAKETARVIEKLVDNTYFVYEVEDFVDTDFYFKEK; from the coding sequence ATGAAAAAGTTTAAAAACAGACAAGAGGCACTTGAAAAGCTTTTATCGATATTGGATATTAGAGCGATAGACGATATGCTGATAATCAGTATCAGTGAAAATGGGAATTTTTACGCCAGAGAAATTGCAATGAGGGGAGGTTTATTAGAAGGTGATTTTTTATTTATTGAAGAAATAAAATCACCTGAAAACAAAGAAACCTCTTTAGCAGCGATAAGTGAAACAAAAGATTATATTTTAATTGAAGAGTTTATAAACGCTTTTGAAATTACGGATGATTATATTTTTAGTGAGGCGGAAAGGGTATATGAAGAAAAAATTTTACAAAATATATATAAATTTCGTGGCGGAGAGAGTATAATTTCATTACGCAATAGAAATGTTCTATTAGTAGATGAAGGTGCAAATACGGGATTAACATTATTATGTGCTATAAAAAGCTGCATTTCAAAAAAAGCGGCGAGTATAAATGTTGCAGTGCCTGTTGTGGCTAAAGAGACTGCAAGAGTTATAGAAAAGTTAGTTGATAATACATATTTTGTTTACGAAGTAGAAGATTTTGTTGATACAGATTTTTATTTTAAGGAGAAATAA